Genomic segment of Xanthomonas sp. DAR 35659:
CACCGGCTGGGCGGTGCACGACAAGGTGCGGATCGTGGAGGGCCGCCGCTTCGGCGCCGGCCTGCGCGAGATCGTGGTCGGCCAAGGCGCCAAGGCGCAGTTCCGCGGGCTGGAGGTCGGCAAGACGCTGAGCCTGGGCCGCGAGCAGTGGACCGTGGTCGGCGTGTTCGCCTCCGGCGACGCGCACGATTCGGAGCTGTGGGCCGATGCGCAGACCCTGGCCTCCACCTACCACCGCAGCGCCTATCAGTCGATCAGCGTGCGCACCGCCGGCAAGAACGGCTTCGCCCAGTTCAAGGCGGCGATGGCCGCCGACCCGCGGCTCAAGCTCGACGTGGAGACCACCCGCGCCTACTACGCCAAGCAGGGCGGCAACCTCAGCAAGCTGATCAGCGTGCTGGGCACGGTGATCGGCGCGATCATGGCGGTCGGCGCGGTGTTCGGCGCGCTCAACACCATGTACGCGGCGGTGGCCACCCGCGCCCGCGAGATCGCCACGATGCGCGCGATCGGCTTCCGCGGCCTGCCGGTGGTGACCGCGGTGATGCTGGAGACGATGCTGCTGGCGCTGCTCGGCGGCGTGTTGGGCGGGCTGATCGCCTGGGCCATCTTCAACGGCTACAGCGTGTCGACCCTGGGCAGCAACTTCAGCCAGGTGGTGTTCCAATTCAAGGTATCGCCGCAGCTGCTGTGGAGCGGCCTGAAGTGGGCGCTGGGCATCGGCCTGGTCGGCGGGCTGTTCCCGGCGCTGCGCGCGGCGCGGCTGCCGATCACCACCGCCTTGCGCGCGCTGTAACCGGCGCGGCGCGAAGCACGCGCCCGCCAGGCGACGCCTGCCTGGCGGGCGGGATTGCACCGCGCGCGCCGTGCGCGCAGGCTCGGGGCCGAAGGACACGCGGCAAGGCGCTGCCGATGCCTGCGCGGTACTCAAGCCATGTACACGACGCGCCGTTGCCACCTGCAACGCGCCACGAAACGGGTGCCGGCAAGTGCCGCCACCGACCCATCGTGGCGGCCGTCCCAGTGCCGGCCCCTCCAGCGCACCGGCGCAGCCGGTGAAAACCGCGCAGACGATCCCGACTCCCAGCCAAACGCCCGGGCCGCGTCATCGTTCCGTCATCCAATTGCGGTAGAGCCGCGCCGGCGAAGGCGCTAGCCTGCGCGGCCGTTCCTCCACCGCCCACCGCCATGTCGTCGCGCCTGCGCCTCCTGCTCGTCCTCTGCGCCAGCCTGTGCCTGACCAGCCTGGGCCTGGCCGCGCGCTCCTCCACATCGCTCAGCGACCGCCTGGTCGCGCCGGGCGGCGTGTCGCCGCTGATGGACGAGGAGCGCATCCAGGGCCTGCTGGCGGCGCTGCCCAATCGCAGCGGGCACGTGCTCGTGCCCGGCGGCATCCCGATCTTCTGGCGCGCGATCGATCCGGGCGACTACCGCATGCGCTACCGCTACGAGCACGCCGGGCGCGACGCCAATGGCCATGAGCGCGTGGATTTCGCGATGGACGTGGCCGCGCCGCAGCCCGGCGCCCACGCCGCCCCGCGCGGCACCGTGGTGCTGCTGCATGGCTGGATGATGGACGGCGATTCGCTGCTGCCGTGGTCGCTGGACCTGGCCCAGGCCGGCTACCGCAGCATCAGCATCGACCTGCGCAACCATGGCCGCTCCGGCGGCGGCCCGGCCGGCTACGGCACCCGCGAGTCCGACGACGTGGTCGCGGTGATCCGTGCGCTGCGCGCGCGCGGCGAAGTGCAGGGCCCGCTGTACCTGTTCGGCGTGTCCTACGGCGCCGCCACCGCGCTGTTCGCCGCGCAGAAGCTGGGCAACGAGGTCGATGGCGTGGTCGCGATGGAATCCTTCGCCAACGCCGGCCGCGGCATCCGCGACATGGTCCCGCACATGCTCGCCAGCCGCCCGCAGGGCTGGATGGCCAGCGCGGCGATGGGCGTGGTGCGCTGGCGGTACGCCGGGCAGAACCTGGATGCGGTCATCGCCAACGCCAACCAGCGCCTGGCGCTGGACCTGGACCGGGTCGACGTGACCGCCGCCGCGCGCGCCGCCCCGGCTTGCCTGCTGCTGCTGCACGGCGCCGCCGACCAGCACATCCCGGTCGCGCACGGGCGCCTGCTGGCGCTGGACGCGCCGCGCGCGCACTACCTGGAGATGCCCGGCGAAAACCACATCAGCCTGCCGATGCGGCTGGACCTGCTGGCGCCGACCGTGGAGGACTGGTTCGCCGAACTGCCGGCGCAGCGCGACGACGGCCACTGCCCGACCCCACTGGCCCCGCGCGTGGACGCCACGCAGCAGCTGACCGGGACACCATCCGCGAGCGCCAGCCGGGGCTGAGCGGAGATTGGGGATTCGGGATTGGGGATTCGTAACGGCAGCCTGCGCCACATCGGGAGCGGCATCCGCTTTTACGAATCCCCAATCCCCAATCCCCAATCCCGGCTCAGAAGCGCCTACGCCCCCATCCCGAGCGCCACAGGCTCTCGCCGGCGAACAGCAGCAGGCCGACCCAGATCGCGGCGAAGCCGATCGCCTTGCCGGTATCGAATGGCTCGCGGAAGAACCACACGCCGAGCAGCAGCTGCAGCGTCGGCGCGATGTACTGCAGCAGCCCGACCAGCGACAGCGGAATGCGCCGCACCCCGTAGGCGAAGCCGATCAGCGGCACCGCGGTGACCACGCCGCCGAACACCAGCAGCAGGTCGTTACGCCAGCCCCAGCCGCCGGCGAAGCCGCCGCCGTGGCCGGCCTCGCCCCACAGCACGAACGCCAGCGCCGGCAGGAACAGGTACAGGCTCTCCACGCCCAGCCCGGCCACCGCGTCCACCTGCACCAGCTTGCGCAGCAGCCCGTACAGCCCGAAGGAGCCAGCCAGGCTCAGCGCGATCCACGGCAGCGCGCCGGCATCGACGGTGAGCCAGGCCACGCCCAGCGCGGCGCAGGCCACCGCCAGCCACTGCACCGCGCGCAGCCGCTCCTTCAGCACCAGCACGCCGAGCAGCACGTTGACCAGCGGATTGATGAAGTAGCCCAGGCTGGCCTCGATCACGTGGCCGGCGTTGATCGCCCAGATGTACAGGCCCCAGTTGAAGGCGATCGCCAGGCTGCTCAGCGCCAGCACGGCCAGCGCGCGCGGCTGCGCGGCGATGGCGCGCCACCACTGCAGGCGCGTGCGGTACAGCAGCCAGCCCACCACCAGCACCGCGCTCCAGACGATGCGGTGGGCGATGATGTGGAACGACGGCACCGCCTTGAGCAGATGCCAGTACACCGGCACCACGCCCCATAGCGCGAAGGTCAGTGCGGTGATCAGCAACCCGCGCCGCGTGTCCTGGTCGCTGGCGGTCATCGGCAGGCCCGCGCCACGGTGATGACCACCACGCCGGCCAGGATCACCGCCATCGCGCCCAGGTCGCTGGCGCTGAAGCGCTCGGCGCCGAGCCAACTGCCCAGCGCCACCGCGATCACCGGATTGACGTAGGCGTAGCTGCCGGCCAGCACCGGACGCACGTTCTGCAGCAGCCACACGTAGGCGGTGAACGCCACGATCGAGCCGAACACGCACAGGTAGGCGATCGCCATCAGCGCGTGCGGCGCCGGCCAGGCCTGGGGGCGTTCGCCGCTGAGCAATCCCACCGCGACCAGCAGCAGGCCGCCGCACAGCATCTGCCCGGCGGCGGCCATGAACGGCGTCGGCAGGTCGCGGCCGCGCGACCACACCGAGCCGAACGCCCAGCCGATCGGCGCGATCAGCAGCAACACCAGCCCCTGCGGGCTGGCGCTCAGACTGCTGCCGGCGTTGAGCCAGACCACCCCGACGAAGCCGACCACGATGCCGAGCCATTCGCCGCGGCTGGCATGCTGCCCGCGCAGCGCGCCGAACAGCGCCATCCACAACGGCACCGACGCCACCGCGACCGCGGCCAGGCCCGAGGACACCTGGCGCTCGGCCAGAACCACCATGCCATTGCCGCACACCAGCATCAGCGCGCCGAGCACGACTAGCGACCGCCACTGCACGCGTGTCGGCGCCGCCACGCCGCGCCAGCGCAACACCGTGTACAGCAAGGTGCCGGCGACCACGAAGCGCGCTCCGGACACCAGGGTCAGCGGCGGCGTACCGCCTTCCAGCGCGAAGCGGATCGCCAGATAGGTCGAGCCCCACACGACATAGACCAGCAGCAGCGCGAGAACGACGAAACCACCACGCGCGGGAACGGCGGCGGCGGGAGCAGGCGGGGACGACATGCGCAAAGGGACCGGGCGGTGTGGACGTGGATTCTAGGCCAGCGGCCACGGCCAGCGACAGCGCGGCGGCGCGTCATGCGCGGCACGCTGTTTTGCGGGTGGCGCGCGCGGTCGCATGCATCGACGATGTGAGCACCATCTCCAATCATGGATGCACCGCGTTTTCGCGCAGGAGCGGCCTTATCGAAGTTTGCGCATCGCGGCGCGGTGCCGCGACGTCAGGCTCACCCGCGTCGGGACGGAAGTCCCTCCCACAATGCACCGCCATGCTCGCCGCAAACATCTGTAGGAGCGGCTTCAGCCGCGACCAACGAAGCCGGATCACACCGGCTCCGGACACTGCCTGTCGGGGCTGAAGCCCCTCCTACAGTGCACCCAGCCGGCATGCCGCAAGCATCTGTAGGATCGGCTTCAGCCGCGACGAACGCAGTCGGAAACCGCACCGGCTCCGGGGCATCGTCATGCACCGGTCGATAGCCTTCTGCATGACGGCAATTCCTCGCGACCGAGCAGGCGCACCCGACCATCGCCAGGAACAGCGCCTGCGCGCTACTTCGGCGTGAGCCGGTACAGACCACCGGGCTTGGCGTCTTCCAGCAACCACAGCGAGCCATCCGGCGCTTCCTCGATGTCGCGGATGCGCTTGCCGATGCTCCAGCGATTGACCGCGTTCGCACGGCCCTTGCTATCCACGGTCACGCGGACGACGCCCTGGCTGGACAGGCCGCTGATCAGCGCGCTGCCCTTCCACTGCGGGAACAGGCTGCCCTTGTAGAACATCAGGTTGCCGGGCGCGATCACCGGCGTCCAATAGATCGCCGGCCTGACAAGATCGGGCCGCGTCTCGGGCTTGGGAATCGGCACGCCGTTGTAATTGATCCCATACGACACCAACGGCCACCCGTAGTTCTTGCCGCGCTGGATCAGGTTCAGTTCGTCGCCGCCATTGGGACCGTGCTCGAGCTCCCACAGCCGACCGTCAGGAGCGAAGGCAAGACCGTAGGGCGTGCGATGGCCGATGGACCAGGTTTCGGCCGGGGTGAGGTTGGATGTGGGGAAGGTGTAGGTACTGACCACCGGTGCCGTCTTGGCCGCCTCGGTATCGCTCGCCGGATCGATCAGCGGAATGGTGCGCGCGCCGCCCCTGCCTGCCCACGGGTTGCCCGGCGCGGGCTTGCCGTCCAGCGTCAACCGCAGGATCTTGCCGACCGGTTGATTGAGATCCTGTGCCGGGGTGAAGCGCTGGCGGTCGCCCACGGTGAGGAACAGGTACTGGCCGTCCGGCGAAAAGGCGATCTGCGCGCCGGCCTGGCCGCCCTTGCCCGTCGGCATCTGGCGCCACAGCACCTTGAAGTTGTCCAGCCGGGCCTCGTTGCCCTCCATCACGAGCCTGCCTCGGCCCATGGTCAGGCCGCCGCCGTAGTCGCCGGGTGCGACATACGTCAGGTACACGCTCTTGTCGATGGCGTAGTGGGGCGACAGGAACACGCCCAGCATGCCGTTCTGGCCTTCCACGTAGCTGGCCGGCACGCCCTTGAGCTCGGTCTTGGCGCCTTGCGGGGTCACCAACTGCACGCGGCCGACCTTCTCGGTGATCAGCATGCGTCCATCGGGCAGGAACGCGATGCGCCAGGGCAGATCGAAGCTGGCCACCTGGGTGACGGTGAAAGGGAGGTCGGGGTCGGGCTTCTGATTGCCTGCGTTGGTCTGCGCGTGCGCAGCACTCGTCAGTAGGACTCCGAGCAGGACCGCATGTGCCAGCGTCTTCATCTGCATGATTCCTCGCGTCCAGGTGGCGCGAGGAATCCTAGTGTGTTCGACGCCGCCTGGGTGTGACGGCGGCCGGTACTGGGATGTCGGTCAGAACAGGCAGTGGACAAGCAACTCAGACCTCGAGAACTCAGTGCCGCGCCGCCTCGCTGGCATCGCGCGCCGGCTTGAATTCGGAACCGTCATCCCAGCGCGGCCATTCGCGGCTGTCGGCCAGGCGCTGGCCCAGGTCGTACAGCAGCAGCGTGTCGGCGGCATGCCCGGCCGGATCCCAGGCCGGCGTCCAGCGATCGCAGGGCTGGTGGTAGCAGTCGGCGAAATAGCGGTCGCGGATCGCCTTGCCCGCG
This window contains:
- a CDS encoding ABC transporter permease; this encodes MKLKLWLGNLLSLLLLGLGLALWIALPWYGVLALALGVALWLLLTRGGRLALAATRIGVASLPQRWGASSVIVVGIAGVVGVLVAMLAMGEGFQATLSSTGDDTTAIVLRGGSGAETNSVITRDQVPLVASLAGVAKGADGKPLVSPELSQVINLPSKADGTDTNVQFRGVGDTGWAVHDKVRIVEGRRFGAGLREIVVGQGAKAQFRGLEVGKTLSLGREQWTVVGVFASGDAHDSELWADAQTLASTYHRSAYQSISVRTAGKNGFAQFKAAMAADPRLKLDVETTRAYYAKQGGNLSKLISVLGTVIGAIMAVGAVFGALNTMYAAVATRAREIATMRAIGFRGLPVVTAVMLETMLLALLGGVLGGLIAWAIFNGYSVSTLGSNFSQVVFQFKVSPQLLWSGLKWALGIGLVGGLFPALRAARLPITTALRAL
- a CDS encoding alpha/beta hydrolase; its protein translation is MSSRLRLLLVLCASLCLTSLGLAARSSTSLSDRLVAPGGVSPLMDEERIQGLLAALPNRSGHVLVPGGIPIFWRAIDPGDYRMRYRYEHAGRDANGHERVDFAMDVAAPQPGAHAAPRGTVVLLHGWMMDGDSLLPWSLDLAQAGYRSISIDLRNHGRSGGGPAGYGTRESDDVVAVIRALRARGEVQGPLYLFGVSYGAATALFAAQKLGNEVDGVVAMESFANAGRGIRDMVPHMLASRPQGWMASAAMGVVRWRYAGQNLDAVIANANQRLALDLDRVDVTAAARAAPACLLLLHGAADQHIPVAHGRLLALDAPRAHYLEMPGENHISLPMRLDLLAPTVEDWFAELPAQRDDGHCPTPLAPRVDATQQLTGTPSASASRG
- the rarD gene encoding EamA family transporter RarD — translated: MTASDQDTRRGLLITALTFALWGVVPVYWHLLKAVPSFHIIAHRIVWSAVLVVGWLLYRTRLQWWRAIAAQPRALAVLALSSLAIAFNWGLYIWAINAGHVIEASLGYFINPLVNVLLGVLVLKERLRAVQWLAVACAALGVAWLTVDAGALPWIALSLAGSFGLYGLLRKLVQVDAVAGLGVESLYLFLPALAFVLWGEAGHGGGFAGGWGWRNDLLLVFGGVVTAVPLIGFAYGVRRIPLSLVGLLQYIAPTLQLLLGVWFFREPFDTGKAIGFAAIWVGLLLFAGESLWRSGWGRRRF
- the yedA gene encoding drug/metabolite exporter YedA: MSSPPAPAAAVPARGGFVVLALLLVYVVWGSTYLAIRFALEGGTPPLTLVSGARFVVAGTLLYTVLRWRGVAAPTRVQWRSLVVLGALMLVCGNGMVVLAERQVSSGLAAVAVASVPLWMALFGALRGQHASRGEWLGIVVGFVGVVWLNAGSSLSASPQGLVLLLIAPIGWAFGSVWSRGRDLPTPFMAAAGQMLCGGLLLVAVGLLSGERPQAWPAPHALMAIAYLCVFGSIVAFTAYVWLLQNVRPVLAGSYAYVNPVIAVALGSWLGAERFSASDLGAMAVILAGVVVITVARACR
- a CDS encoding PQQ-dependent sugar dehydrogenase; protein product: MKTLAHAVLLGVLLTSAAHAQTNAGNQKPDPDLPFTVTQVASFDLPWRIAFLPDGRMLITEKVGRVQLVTPQGAKTELKGVPASYVEGQNGMLGVFLSPHYAIDKSVYLTYVAPGDYGGGLTMGRGRLVMEGNEARLDNFKVLWRQMPTGKGGQAGAQIAFSPDGQYLFLTVGDRQRFTPAQDLNQPVGKILRLTLDGKPAPGNPWAGRGGARTIPLIDPASDTEAAKTAPVVSTYTFPTSNLTPAETWSIGHRTPYGLAFAPDGRLWELEHGPNGGDELNLIQRGKNYGWPLVSYGINYNGVPIPKPETRPDLVRPAIYWTPVIAPGNLMFYKGSLFPQWKGSALISGLSSQGVVRVTVDSKGRANAVNRWSIGKRIRDIEEAPDGSLWLLEDAKPGGLYRLTPK